TATAAGCTTCTCTGAAGGCGGCGAAAGAAAAAGGAGCCGGGAATCCCGAAAGGGATTCCCGGCTCCTCTTTCAACAGACGACAAGACGAAAGCTCCCCCTCCTCCGTCCCCCTCCCGCAGGAGGGGGCAGTGAGGAAAAGGGTCCCTACTGGATGGATACCCTGGACCCTCCAGAATCATACACCAGCGCCACCCGCATGCTGGGGACGATGGCCGCGGCGGAGCCCGAGTAGACCTCGACGCCGGCGATGAGGTTCCCGTGGATGTCCACCTGGAGCTGGGTCAGGGCGCTGTTGCTCGCGTCCGCGTACTCCCGGTTCCAGCGCAGGGTGCCGAAGCGGTCGTACTTCCAGATCCGAGCGATGGAGCGGCCGTCTCTGAGCACGCGGCCGCCCACGTAGATGTTCCCGTCCCGGTCCGCCGCGAGCGCGGTCGGGACGTTGCGGCCGCCGTCCGTGAAATCCGTCTCCCAGTCCACCGAACCGTCGAGCCGGTAGCGGATGAGGTTCATGACGCGGGAGCCCCCGCGTCCGCGCAGGGAGGTGATCAGCAGATGGCCGGACGGATCGGCGGCGACGGTCGCGGCCTGGAGGTCCGAGCCGACCGAGCGCCGCCAGTCCTCCCACAGCAGGGCCCCGGTCGCGTCGAGCCGCTTGACGTGCATGTAGACGTCGAGGCCGTCGGACCGGTTGCTCACGGAGTAGAAGCCGCCCTGGGCGTCGGTGACGGTGAACGGAGTCTCGCCGGCCCACAGGGGACCCGCGGCGAGGAGGAGTGCGCATAGCGCTGTTCTTTTCATGCCTCGATTCTAACAGTCCTCCCCTCCGGCTCCATACGACCGCGCCCCCGGCCGCGCGCTTGATCCCGGTCAACGATGGCGGTCGTACGGAGCCGGAACAAACCGCTGATGGATCCGGTCTTCCTGGAAACTCCCGCGGATAGGCCGGATGCTGGGACCGCGCGGCCCCTTTGCCCATGCTTCTGAAAAAGGCGGAGGGCTATCCTGTCGGTACCGATGCCCCGCTGTCTCGCGCCGCTCCTCCTGCTGGCCGCGTTCGCCGCCCCCGCGCGCGGCTTCGACGTCCCCCCCGCGAGCGGCGCGCCGCTGCCGCAGCAGGAAGTCCGCGCGCGCTGGGCGCGCTCCGCCTGCGCTGCGAGCACGACCCCCAGCGCCCGGAAGGGCCCCGCCCGCACCGAGCTGATCATCGTGCTCAAGTCTCTGCGCGAGATGGCCCTCTGCGCGCGCGGGGAGCTCCTGGCGCACTACCGCGTGGCCCTCGGACCGAACCCGCTGGGGCACAAGCGCCGCCGCGGGGACGGACGCACGCCGGAAGGGTTCTACCGCGTGACGATGAAGCAGGACTTCTACCACCGCTCGCTGCGCCTCTCCTACCCGAACGAGGACGACCGGCGCCGCGCCCGAGAAGACGGCGTCGACCCCGGCGGCGGAGTCCTCATCCACGGCCTCTCCGACTCCAAGGAGGGGCTGGGGGAGCTGCACGTCCTGCGGGACTGGACCGAGGGCTGCATCGCGGTGACCAACGAGGAGATCGACGAGGTCGACCGGCTGACGCCGGTCGGGACCGTCGTCGAGATCCGCCCTTAGGACCGAGAGGACATCGACATGAAGAAGACCCTGACGGCGTGCCTCTCCATGCTCCTGCTCGCGGGCGGCGCCGCGGCTCAGCTTTCCTACGTCCCTTTCACGGAGATCCGCGGGAAGGCCCTCGGCCGCGACGCCGCGGCCCCCGGCGTCGGGTCGGCCGTCCCGGTGAAGTACCGCGTGGAGAACCCGCCCGACGGGCAGAGCGCTCCCCCCCCGAACCTCACCGAGATGCAGACCGACACCCTCCTCGTGCGGCTCGCCGGCATCATGCAGGCCGTCGACGGCAAGCGCTCGATGACGCACGCTCAGGCCGTCCGGCTCATGCAGGGCCTCATCACCATCGACTCGAAGTTCGTCGACCCCGTCAGCACCGCGCGCTGGAACGCCATCCTCCAGGACGTCGGCGACGTGGCCGAAAAGGAATACTCCGCCGAAGGCCGCGACTGGGACGTCGTCATCGATCACATGCTCCAAAAGGCGATCCAGGACCTCCGGGAGCCGCATTCCGCCTACATGGACCCGGCGCAGGCGAAGGCCGCCGCCGATTCGTCCAACGGGACCTTCACCGGC
The window above is part of the Elusimicrobiota bacterium genome. Proteins encoded here:
- a CDS encoding L,D-transpeptidase family protein; this translates as MPRCLAPLLLLAAFAAPARGFDVPPASGAPLPQQEVRARWARSACAASTTPSARKGPARTELIIVLKSLREMALCARGELLAHYRVALGPNPLGHKRRRGDGRTPEGFYRVTMKQDFYHRSLRLSYPNEDDRRRAREDGVDPGGGVLIHGLSDSKEGLGELHVLRDWTEGCIAVTNEEIDEVDRLTPVGTVVEIRP